In the genome of Chlamydia trachomatis A/HAR-13, one region contains:
- a CDS encoding MFS transporter — translation MGIIARKRSFRALVVTHFLTIINDNLYKFLLVFSLLEGKTLEENAKILSLVSFFFALPYILLAPFSGSLADRFQKRNIILFTRVIEIFCAILGVYFFHIHSVVGGYFVLVLMACHSAIFGPAKMGILPEMLPIEELSKANGAMTAATYSSSILGSCLAPLMVDLTKDFVTNSYELSACFCVVSSVLSLFIALGIRASNVKNKGQKIAYVSFRNLWKVFQETRNIAYLMISVFLVAFFLFVGAYVQLQIIPFVEFTLGYSKHYGAYLFPIVAVGMGVGSYMAGWISGKDIKLGFSPLAAIGVGLSMMVLCLLSFSITAVLILLFCLGLFGGIYQVPLHAYIQFVSPEHKRGQVLALNNFLDFSGVLLAAGFVRLLGSGLRLTPDQSFLYMGSLVVCFAILSLWMLKEHVYRLLLTRVLKRQLGTSFSSPKAEEVRCFFVPATSYKETRRILALFPKTVRSCVFILDKALQPGWTSYLIPHCVPTIFSYGVEGQAFAQWIDRQVVEVKALLKRQPSLGVVCLGNQAQSQFFFSQLQASGLAVQSGTLVQDSELKYSLHLAN, via the coding sequence ATGGGTATTATTGCGAGGAAACGATCTTTCCGTGCATTGGTCGTTACACATTTTCTTACAATTATAAATGACAATCTCTATAAGTTTCTTTTAGTTTTTTCCTTGTTAGAGGGAAAAACCTTAGAAGAAAATGCTAAAATTCTGTCTTTAGTTAGTTTCTTTTTTGCTCTCCCGTACATTTTGTTGGCTCCCTTTTCAGGTAGTTTGGCAGATAGGTTTCAAAAGAGAAATATTATTTTATTCACTCGGGTCATCGAAATCTTTTGTGCTATTCTAGGAGTATATTTCTTCCACATCCATTCCGTTGTAGGAGGGTATTTTGTCTTAGTATTGATGGCTTGCCATTCTGCTATTTTCGGCCCTGCAAAAATGGGAATATTACCAGAGATGCTGCCTATTGAGGAGCTATCCAAAGCAAATGGAGCAATGACAGCAGCTACCTATTCTAGCAGTATTTTAGGGTCTTGTCTAGCTCCTCTTATGGTGGATTTAACGAAAGATTTTGTCACAAATAGTTACGAGTTATCGGCCTGTTTCTGTGTAGTCTCTTCTGTTTTAAGTTTATTTATTGCGTTAGGCATTCGTGCAAGTAATGTAAAAAATAAAGGACAGAAAATTGCTTATGTAAGCTTTAGAAATCTTTGGAAGGTCTTTCAAGAGACGCGTAATATTGCTTATCTGATGATTTCCGTATTCCTTGTTGCCTTCTTTCTTTTTGTTGGGGCCTACGTCCAATTACAAATCATTCCTTTTGTAGAATTTACTTTAGGATACTCCAAACATTATGGAGCGTATCTATTTCCTATTGTAGCAGTAGGTATGGGTGTCGGCTCTTACATGGCAGGATGGATTTCTGGAAAGGATATCAAATTAGGGTTTTCTCCATTAGCAGCTATTGGTGTAGGCCTTTCTATGATGGTCCTTTGCTTGCTGTCTTTTTCGATCACAGCTGTGCTTATTTTACTCTTTTGTTTAGGCCTTTTTGGAGGAATTTATCAGGTTCCTTTACATGCCTATATTCAATTCGTCAGCCCAGAACATAAAAGAGGCCAGGTATTAGCTCTCAATAATTTCTTAGATTTTTCAGGAGTTTTATTAGCTGCCGGATTTGTTAGATTATTAGGTTCTGGTTTGCGATTAACGCCCGATCAAAGCTTTTTATATATGGGCTCCTTAGTTGTTTGTTTTGCTATACTTTCGCTGTGGATGTTAAAAGAGCATGTGTATCGTCTTCTGCTTACTCGTGTTTTAAAGAGACAACTAGGGACCAGTTTCTCTTCTCCCAAGGCAGAAGAAGTCCGGTGCTTTTTTGTGCCCGCAACCTCCTATAAAGAGACGCGACGTATTTTAGCATTATTCCCTAAGACCGTAAGAAGCTGTGTGTTTATTTTAGATAAAGCTCTGCAACCAGGATGGACTTCTTATTTAATACCGCATTGTGTGCCTACTATTTTCTCTTATGGCGTGGAAGGGCAGGCTTTTGCGCAATGGATCGATCGGCAGGTGGTAGAGGTTAAGGCGTTGTTGAAGAGACAACCCTCTTTAGGCGTTGTATGTCTTGGGAATCAAGCGCAGAGTCAGTTCTTCTTTTCTCAGTTGCAAGCCTCAGGATTGGCTGTGCAATCGGGGACGTTAGTTCAAGATTCTGAACTGAAATATTCCTTGCATTTAGCGAACTAG